In Prosthecobacter vanneervenii, one DNA window encodes the following:
- a CDS encoding family 16 glycoside hydrolase: MKTLLEESFADGLSKDWYWGLGTWTAKDGILRGFESGLRRHGPVKVRKFPLKDGVVECEFRLEGKAQFAGIIFNGSQDRGHIVHLVMSIRELRILAHPKKGESAELLKQPNALAAGVWHQVKVVFKGETITATIDGKTISASHPCIAEEKLTFGLGGESGGPEGEKAGALEFRGLKISLVP; the protein is encoded by the coding sequence GTGAAGACTTTGCTCGAAGAGAGCTTTGCCGACGGCCTGTCCAAAGACTGGTACTGGGGCCTGGGCACATGGACGGCCAAGGATGGCATTCTGCGCGGGTTTGAGTCAGGACTGCGCCGTCACGGGCCTGTGAAGGTGCGCAAATTCCCGCTCAAGGATGGCGTCGTCGAATGCGAGTTCCGTCTGGAGGGCAAAGCCCAGTTTGCCGGCATCATCTTCAATGGTTCCCAAGACCGCGGGCACATCGTGCACCTGGTCATGAGCATCCGTGAGCTGCGCATCCTGGCGCACCCGAAGAAAGGCGAGAGCGCCGAGCTGCTGAAACAGCCAAATGCTCTGGCTGCTGGCGTGTGGCATCAGGTGAAAGTCGTCTTCAAAGGCGAAACCATCACCGCAACGATCGATGGCAAGACGATTTCGGCCAGCCATCCTTGTATTGCAGAGGAAAAACTGACCTTTGGCTTGGGGGGCGAATCTGGCGGCCCTGAGGGCGAGAAAGCCGGGGCGCTGGAGTTCCGCGGGCTCAAGATCAGCCTGGTGCCCTGA
- a CDS encoding C-terminal binding protein, which produces MSQPHIAIIDWTTSPQGDPDSTIEREIIGSAARISRTLCETDADLTDEVCEANAIIIWHNMPLTAKGIARLKNCRAIIRNGVGFDSVDVNAARERGIAVCNVPDYGTEEVADHAIALAMALCRQILPLDAEAKQLGWNIRVTPKLRRLSALTFGIVGLGRIGTATALRAKALGFRVVFHDPYLPNGADKAVGITRCRSLDELLAQADVLSLHCPLNEETRYLISERELALLKPTSFVVNTARGAIIKKTAILAALYDGRLAGAGLDVIEDEPLRSEEEAAAPNLIATCHAAFCSVESKIEMRSTSARIALAAVRNEPLENIVNGVRS; this is translated from the coding sequence ATGTCCCAACCTCACATTGCCATCATTGACTGGACCACCTCGCCGCAGGGAGACCCCGACTCAACCATCGAGCGCGAGATCATCGGCAGCGCGGCGCGCATCAGCCGCACGCTCTGTGAGACCGACGCCGACCTGACCGATGAGGTGTGCGAGGCGAATGCCATCATCATTTGGCACAACATGCCGCTCACCGCCAAAGGCATCGCCCGGTTGAAGAACTGCCGCGCCATCATCCGAAATGGCGTGGGTTTTGACAGTGTGGACGTGAACGCAGCCCGCGAACGCGGTATCGCCGTCTGCAATGTGCCTGACTACGGCACCGAGGAGGTGGCAGACCACGCCATCGCGCTTGCCATGGCTCTTTGCAGGCAAATCCTGCCGCTGGATGCCGAGGCCAAGCAGCTCGGCTGGAACATCCGCGTCACACCAAAGCTGCGTCGGCTCAGCGCGCTCACCTTTGGCATCGTGGGTCTGGGCCGTATCGGCACTGCCACCGCGTTGCGCGCCAAGGCGCTTGGCTTTCGCGTGGTCTTTCACGATCCCTATCTGCCCAATGGGGCCGACAAGGCCGTCGGCATCACTCGCTGCCGCAGCCTCGATGAACTGCTCGCACAGGCTGACGTGCTCTCGCTGCACTGCCCGCTCAATGAAGAAACGCGTTACCTGATTTCCGAGCGCGAGCTGGCCCTGCTGAAACCCACTTCCTTTGTCGTAAACACCGCACGCGGTGCCATCATTAAAAAGACCGCCATTCTGGCAGCGCTTTATGATGGACGCCTCGCCGGGGCTGGGCTCGATGTGATCGAAGACGAGCCCCTGCGCTCCGAGGAGGAGGCTGCGGCTCCCAATCTCATCGCCACCTGCCATGCCGCCTTTTGCAGCGTGGAGAGCAAGATCGAGATGCGCAGCACCTCCGCCCGCATCGCATTGGCGGCTGTGCGCAATGAGCCGCTAGAAAACATTGTGAACGGCGTTCGCTCTTAA